GGGGGCTTGCAAACTTGCACCCCCCTCCTTCCACGTGCACCCTCCTTCCCCCCCCATTGTCAGCAAGCTAAGGCGCCACCCTGCCTTGCCTCCTCCGCCTGGGCCCGGCTTGGGGGTGGGGGTCAGCGGGGTCGTGCTAAGAGCGGCGAGGGACAAAGGGCGCTTGTCCACTGGCTGCCCTGACCTCGGAGGCCACTGCTTCCCGGACGCGTGGCCTGCCGCTGATTCACGCCGGTGGGGGGCCCCGCCCGCCGCCCCCAGGCCAGGCCGCCCCGGGGGGTAGGAAGTGTGGGGGGGGACGACGAGGGGCGGCGTCGAGTCAACTTTCCCTCTTAAGCCCCGAAGGAATGTCGGCGGATTTCCTGAAACCCGACCCCGGCCGCCCGCCGGCCTGCCCGCCCCTCACCTGGGCTGGCTCCCTGGGGGACCACAGGAGGGGTGCAGTGGGGGACTGAGGGGGGCTCACCTGGGGGGCCAGGGTCAAGTCCTCTTCCGCTTCCTTCCTGCTGCCTCATGGAGCGGAAAGGGGGGCGGGTGAGCGGCCATCAGACTCCTCCCCTGGGCAGCCGAATCCctacagcctcagtttccctttttgcaaaaggtacccttCCTTTTGTGTCTGTCCAGTCTAAACCCCTAACTCCACCgccccttccccttctccaagCTTTGGCCACTGCTCTGGTGGCTTTTCCTCCTCTGGCTTGTTTGTCACCTGGGCCCAACCCCTTTGGACTACGGTTTCCTAATTTGGGAATGGGCGACGCTTCCCAGTATCTCTCCTATAGGGTGGTGGCCCACAAGTGTTTGGTTTGGGATGAATTGCGCAGGGTGAGCGCTGGGGACTCTGCAGAGGACGTGTGTGGGCTTGAGTCCTGGCTGTGCCCAGCCGATGGGAGCCGGccgggggtgagggtgggggacaCCGCGCGTCCCCAGGGCGCGCGCGCGGTTCCATCCCCGGTGCGCACGGCGGGGCGGGCGGGAGGCCCAGGCTGGGCGGGGCGGGGAAGGGGCCGCGCAGGGATCCAGATGTTCGGGTCCGCCAGGCACAGCCGCGCCTGATTAAGCCACGTGGGGGCCGGCCTGGGCCTCGGAGATGAAAGCAAGGCGACCAGCCAGGGAAAGGGGCGCGCCAGACCCCCCGCCCATccccacaccccccccccccgcctccttCCCGCCCGGAACCTGCGGCTCCCTGTGACCCGGTGACCCTGCGAGCTGCCACCCCGTCTGCAGGGGCGGAGCGGGGACATGGGACGCGCGCCCCGGCCTCTGCAGGCACCTGTGCAGGCGACAATGGCAGAAAGGAGGGGAGACACCTTTGCAGAGGACCAGAGTTTACAGGGGAGCCCCTTTAGTGGGGAAGAGCTCTCTGTCACCATGGGGCGTGGCAGATGCAGAAATCAAAAGTGTCCGTGTTTGGCCCCCCCACCCAAGATTTCCCAATTTTAGCAGCCCCGTGGGCACCTTTGTGTCCCCTCCCACTAAATCCCGGGACCAGAAGCTCCCAGTTTGGGAAGTTCTGCAATCCCAAATCCTCCCCCACTGCAGggacccctccccccagcccctccctgtcCTCGCAAGGCACCCCTGTTCCATCCGAGGgacacccccccccccgcttAGAAGGACCCCACCATTTGGGACACAGAGGCGGGGGCCTCCCCCCAGGTGCGTGTATCTGGGCTGGACCAGAGTGAGGTGACGATGGTGGCGGTGGGGGGGCCGTGGCCAGGCtctgagggcttcctggaggaggcttGTGCCCCTCTGACCCGGCGTCACAAGAGATGCTGACCAGGTCTCCACTGTGGCCTCCGCCCCGTCATGTCCCTTCTTTGCCACCCCCAGCTCATGGCAGCACCCTACGTGTCCTCTCTTGGTCTCTGGCGCAGGTGTCATGGAGaccaccccaccccccccaccccccaccccccaccccgccagTGCCGCAGCgctgctccccacccccccttCCCAGGCTGCCTCGCTCGGGTGACGTCAGCGCCCGGTCCCCAACGCCACCGCATCGCCCCCCGCGCTCGGCCCGCCATGGCTGCGGTCAGGGCCATGACGCcgtcactgctgctgctgctgctgctgctggtgtcgCCTTCCGCCGCCCCCGCGCCGCCCCCCCGCGACCCCTTCGCCCCGCAGCTCGGGGACACGCAGAGCTGCCAGCAGCGGTGTCGCCAGCGCGACCCCGGCCCGGCACCCTCGCAGGTGACCCCCAAGGGGAGGGACGGGGGGCCCTCTGGTGGGGGATGACTTGGGGTGCAGAGTCCTCCCAGGAGAGGCGGCTGGGACCCCAGCTCCTGATGTCACCCCTCTGGGTCCCCCTCTCCGCTATGCGAGGACCTTGGGGTGCCCAAACCCCACCTCCCTCCTCACTGTCCTCTGCGTCCTCTTCCCGCAGACCGGTGCCCCCCGGGGTTTGATCCACAGGGTCACAGACCCTGCTCTGAGCACCCTTCCTCGGGCCTGAGACACCCCCTTCCCACCCCTGTCCCCCTGGAAGCTGCAGAGGGGCCATTTGGCCCTACCCGGTCCCTGGCTGTCTGTCCGGTGTCGTCAGTCCCTCTCATCCTCCTTCTGAGAACCTCCAGAAATATTTTTAGGCTTTGAGGGACCCCCATGGTGCTTCCAGTCCCCCTCTCCTCTGCCTGAGCCGGGTCCCCTTCCTCCAGGCGGGACAGCAGGGTCCCTCCGAGTCCCCCGGGGACCAGGCCGTGCTGGTCAGCGCTTGTGAGCGGGGCTGCCGCCTCTTCTCCATCTGTCACTTTGTGGCCAGGAGCCCCAAGCCCAATGCCACCCAGACCGAGTGTGAAGCAGGTGAGGCCATGGCCGGCGGGCGGCTGGgcggctggggtggggtgggggtggggaaggtgaCTGGGCAGGGCCGGTCACCCCCGCCGGGTCCCCTGGTCCCCTGCAGCCTGCGTGGAGGCCTACGTGAAGGACACAGAGCAGCAGGCCTGCAGGGAGGGATGCTGGAGCCAGGTCCCTGAGCCCGAGCTGCTGGAGCAGAAGGTGGGTGTCCCCAGCCtgtgtcccccccccccccgtgtgTCCCTCAGCCTTGGCCCGGTGACACAGCTAAGGCTGCATGAGGGAGGCGAGAGTGACATCACCAGGCTGTGGCCGTCCTTTAACTGCTTAATCTTCAGCTCCGCCTGAGCTGCCCCGTCCCGGTGACACGCAGGTGACCACTGTCACCTGGAGGGGCTGGGAAGTGAGGTTaagtgcacacacgcacacaaccCCGAAGCCGAAATCACCACATGTCACAGCCACGTCGGGGACACTGAGGCGCAGGAAGTCACGAGGCCCAGCCAGAGACCTGTGGGCTGGGGCTGCCCCCCAGAGTCCCCTTACCTGTGTTATTCCGTGTCCCCTCCCGGCTTGCCCTGTCCAGCAAAGCCCTGCACTCAATCCCACTGGAGTGTGTCAAAATAAGAATGAGAATAgagagggtttttttcttttagccaaAGTGGCCACTGGTCATCAGAAGCTGGCCAAAAGGCCGTCACCTTCTTTTCAGGGCTCAGAGAAGACAGTCTACTTCCCCAGGGGCACACAGGCACGAAGGACTTAGCCAGACTGAAACATGGCGCGTTGTGTCACCTCCTGCCATCGGTTGATTTCTGTCACCTCCTGCCCCACCTCGTTGATTTCTCTTTGCTCTCCAGAGAAAGGTCGTGGACGCGCCCAGCGGGGCTCTGCCCCTCCTGGACTTGTTCTCCACTCTCTGCAATGACCTGGTGAACTCGGCCCAGGGTTTCGTGTCCTCCACCTGGACATATTACCTGCAGACTGGCAATGGGAAGGTGGTGGTCTTCCAGGTGACAGCTGTGGCAGGGGCCGGGCCAGCGTGACGGGTGGGCGGGCGGAGTGAGAAGGTGGGCTGCTTCAGGCATGGCTGGATCCAGGAGCTCCCCGTCTCACTCCACTGCCCGGACAGCTTTCCTCTGTGATGGCTTCATTTCCAGGCACGCCACAGGGTGGACGTCCAAGGGTCCAGGCACAGTCCCGCTGGGCTTTGAACCGACCTGGGGTTTATACTCTGGTCCAGGCCAGGTCGTGTAGTCAGTCAGTCGCCCCTCAGTCAGTCGGTGTGTTGCCCTGTCTACTTAGACAGCTAAAGGATGGGGTTAAGGCAGGGGCCATCGAGGGCAGGGGTGTCACCCCTGGCATCACCGTCCATGGGATGGGGCCTCCCACCCGTCCCCCTGTGGAACGGTGCCCCCTGTTTTGCTCAGACCCAGCCTGTGGTGGAGAGTCTCGGCTTCCAGGAGGGCCGTCTGCAGCGTGTGGAGGTGACCTGGCGGGGGTCCCACCCTGACGCCTTGGAGGTGCATGTGGGTAAGGCTGGCCCCTGAGAGCTGGCCCCCGGGGACACTGCCACAGGCAGCCTGCAGATGGTCCTCGGGGTCCGTGGCCGATGTGACAACCCCGTCGCCCCACGCCCTGGCCTGCTCACCCCGTGCGTGGCCACTCTGGCGCGAGGGTCTGGGGTCCCCTAAGCGGACGCTTATCCTTCAGACCACGTCGGCCCCCTGGACAAGGTGAGGAAGGCCAAGATCCGCGTGCGGACCAGCAGCAAGGCCAAGGTGGACGCCGAGGAGCCCCAGGACAATGACTTCCTCAGCTGCATGTCGCGGTGCGTGGCCGGCCCTGGGGTGGACGGCGGGAGGGACCCGAGCCCGGGTCTCGGCGGGGCAGCTGAGCGTCACTGTGGGGACAGGCGCTCGGGGCTGCCCCGCTGGATCCTGGCCGGCTGCCTCTTCCTGTCCGTGTTGGTCACGCTGTGTCTGAGCTGCTCCACACTGGTCACCACGCCTGGCCACCACGTCAAGTTCCAGGTAGGTGGGTCCCTGGCCAGGGGGACCCAAATTGAGGGCGGCCACCTTGCCTCAGGGAGGCCGGCATATGGAGGGCGGTTTTTTTGCACCATGAGAGCTGCCCAGTgtcccccgcccccctcccccagcaaGCAAGCAGGGCCGTGTCCCCGTCCCTGTCCCCACAGCCCCTGACTCTGGAGCAGCACAAGGGCTTCATGGTGGAGCCGGACTGGCCTCTGTACCCACCCCCGTCGCCCGCCTAcgaggacagtccccctccctaCAAGCTCAGACTGGACCTCACCAAGCTGTAGGTCCCTCAGCTGTCCCCTCCACCCCAgcttttccccttctccctcgTCCTGTCCCTCAGTCCTGgggacaccatgcctggccacggCAGGAGGGTGGACGAGGCCTGGCTTCCTCCGCCTGTCCCTCTTTCTTTGGGGCTTTGTCCCTTTTGTCTTCTGTCGTGTGGCTTTCTGGGTATTTGAGCCTGTCTCGTgtcccctttcccctttctctccgCCAGACGTCTCTGGGAGCGGGGTGGGGGGCTGAGGCCATGGGGAGCCCCCCACTTTTGCTGGGGCTCCCGCTTCTTCCTGTCCTTCTCTCTGGAGACCCGGTCACCCCCGGGATGCGGGTGGCAGCTACTCCATGGGGGAAAGGAATAAACCGTGTGTCATCGCCTggccttctgtctgtctgtctgtccgcGCGGGGAGCCTGAGTGCGGCCAGAACGTCCCACCCCGGTTCCCCAATCCACACCCCTAACATGGCGGCAGGGTCCCCTCCCTGGACCTTGTCCCTCTGTTCTGTCCGTGTCGTGTCCTTCTTTCTGGAGCCAGGGTTGGAACCCAGACCTTAAGCCCTGTCACCAAGCCACCCCCCAAGTCCCCATTCTGCGTCATTTCATTGCCACGTGGCAAAAATTAAAACGCAAAGATTCAGCGAACCGACAGTGTCCCCCGAGCTGTCCGGTCATGCTCCTGGAGCTGGCATCTGTGACTCACAGAGGACATTCCCGGGCTGGGACGAGGGACACCGTGGTTCCAGTGGGTGACAAAGGAGTCACAGATAGGCCGTGGGCTGGGGATCGGCCCCTTGGGGACCCCTGCCTGCCACTGGGCTCCGTCCTTCAGAGGGACGGCTGTCGGAGATGGAAGGGGACAGGAGCTGGGGTCTTTCACCCTCGGCTTGGTGGCAATGTCACCTCTGTCACCCACACTCTAGCACGCCTTTGCTAACAGTCACTAAATCATCACTTCTGAGttactctttattctttttttatgaacTTAAATCAGTTATCTtaaacaattaattaattaaggcaGACATGGAGgggcacttctgtaatcccagctctcgggaggcagagattgggaggaccaccattggaggccagcccagacaaaaacttctggagaccccatctcaaccgatAAAAGCTGGGCgcagtggtgcacgcctgtcaccccagctgccCGGGAAGCATAACCAGCAGGGTTGTGGTCCAGGCCTCCAGCGTCCACTCACCTGACCCTCgtcccctctgcctccccagcaTCCCCACGCATCCCATAGGCCCGTGACTGTTTCCACGGCAACCGCAGAGGTCCCAGCTGCCCTCGGGGTCCAGTTCCATGTGGACTGGAGCAAGTGTGACCGCAGATATGGGCCTTGTTCTGGGgttgtaatcccggctacttaggaagctgagatctggaggatcgcggttcgaggccagcctgggtaaaataaTTCCCGAgaccctccccatctccaaaatggcgTCCAGCCCTTGGGTCATTTTTTAAACCTTATGTCACTTCGGTGGCTGTCACTGGGCCTTTTGCCCTCACTCACAAATTCACAGCCTGTCTTGGTCCCCGGCCACTGGGCCCTGGTCCATCACGACCTTGGTGCCCAGAAACGCGGATGCAGAGGAAGTGACCATCATGGTCCCCAGATGCTACCCAAAGACCCGAGGCTACTCTGCCCAGGACCCAGCCCTGGCCCCGCTGGCCACACGGGCTGAGGACAGCCTGGCTGTGACTCCTGACCCTCAGTCTCGTCCTCCGTCCCCAAGGCTCTGCCCACCTCCATCTTCCTCTGCCGCTGCACACGGACCAGGAAGTGGTGGGGACGATGGCGACGGTGGTGATGGGTGGGTGGCTGGCGTCATGGCAACCAGCAGGAGCACCCATGTGGCCGGGTAGCACGGAGTTGCCATGGGAACCGGCCATCCCGGTTCCCTAACGACAAGGACAGAGACGCAGCCCGGGGAAGAGAGGGGGCCGTGAGTGTCCCCAGCGTCCAGCAGGCACCCAGTGGACACAGTTCAAGAtgttggccctgagttcgaatcccacttccaccaaaaaaaaaaaaagacagcgaACGCCATCGGGGGACAATGGAGACTGTCACCGTCCCTTTTGATGGGGGGCGTCACCCAGGTCCCCCTGACGTCCCTCCCCTCTGGGACCCCGGCAGACTGTCCCCTCCGCCCTGAGCGTCCTGCCCAGGGTCCCCCAGCTCCGCGAGGCTCAGCGATGTCACCGAGGCCCCAGCATTTGTCATGTAGACGGTTAAGCGGTGGCTTGTTTGCTTGTGCGATGATTGCTGTGATAAATGGCCTTCCTTCCAGATGTGACAGGCTGGGCGTCCTGGTCACAGCTGCCTCGCACGCCCCACCGAGACGGCTGCTGTCAGTACGTCTGTCTGTCGTCACCCTCGCTCCCGGCCCCCCGCTTCCCTCGGAAGCCACCAAGGCCCCCAGTGCCATGCCCGGAGCGTTTTCGGGCCTTTCTGTGTCATGGCCACCTGGCACATTCCAGAACATTCTAGAACTTTCCAAATGTTCCGGAAGGTTCTAGAACATTCTAGACTGTTCTGGCTTCTGTTCTTACTAAGACAGAGACGTCATCTCCCCCACTGTGACCCTGACCATTGCTCCTCTCTGTGTCTGGTGTGAGGACACCACATTTTTTTGCAGGGGGGGGATCTCCATGTTCCTTGTCACTTTGTCACCCTCCAGAGGTAGCCCTGAACCCGACACCTCTGTCCATTGACGGCTTCAGTTCGTTTTAAAATAACCCAGCCAGGTGTGTTGATGAATGAAGTCTTCACACATCTGTGGCCCCACTGTGTTGGTGACATCCAGCATGGAAGGCTCATGGTGGCAAGCCAGTCTTTTTCCTTGCTGTATAGCATTCCACGGGGTGACTATGTCATTGTTGTATCTCTGTCCAGCTGTTGTTGGGGCCTCTGGGCTGTTTCCGTTTTGGAGCTGTGACAACCgttcacatatatgtatatgtataaccAGCCAGGTGCGGTGGCCTCACGTGCAGGAGGACAGCAAGTTCCAGGAAGCCTGAGCTGCCGAGTTGGACCTTGTGtcgaaaataaaaaaacaaaaccgaAAGGCTCTGACACGGCCGGCCACCAGGCCGCCATCCTCCCTGGAGAGCTGACATTTCACTGAAGGACTGACTGATCGCAAGGACAGGAAAAAATGCCTGACAGCGAGCCAGAGACTGCACTCCTGGGATTCTGCCCGACAGAACTGAAAACAGAGACTGAAGCGAGGCCTCGCCCTGGACACTCATGGCAGCTGAAGGTGGACGCAGCCACACGCCCGCCAGCGAGGGAGGGACAGACAGACGACAGGGGCCTCCACGcggtggaatattactcagtcgcGAAGAGGCATGGAGCGCTCACACGCACTGCATCCTGGATGAACCTTGGAGATGGGACAGTAAATGACAGAGCCAGACACCAAGGCCACGTGGCGTGGGACACAAAGGAGATGTCCAGAACATGCAAATCCACGGGACAGGAATGGGACGCAGAGCAGAGGGCAGGAGTGGACACCAGCCTTAGGATGAGGTTGTAGGAACTCTAGTCCCCCTGGAGGCTTCAATTTCCGCCCTTGGGTCTCAGTTGGCCGTTGAGCTGTGACCTGAGGCCTGGAGCCCCCAGCTGGTCCCAAGCAGGGGAGCAGGTGAGGCAGCCCTGGCTCGAGGAGGCCGTGCCAGCTGCAGGCCAGATGGCGGCCAGGCCTGGGAATGGTGTAGCTGTGTCCCTGCCAGACCactgcgtgtgcgtgtgtgtgtggcaggaccTGTGGACCCCCACTTTATCCTTCTGCACCCCAGCTGGTGTTCAATGTGCTTCTGCGATGTCTCTGCGGTCACCCCTCTGTGACATACAGGTTGCTTTCTACCcggcctcctccctcctccctcccgctTCTTTGCAAGTCAATGCTCCTGCACATTTtccctgcctcaggacctttgcacggGCTGTCCTGTGTCCCCATGGTCTTGGATCTGCAGTGCACACGGTCGGGAGCCCAGCGAACCTCTTCTGGCtgctctgtggctgtggctgtgtgtCTGACACGTGGGTCAAATCTGTGTCTGCTGATACGTGCATGCATATGGACGCCAGCCACTTGGCCTGTCTGTGTGGCGGGCGTGGAAGCCTGGGTGTCTGCCATGTGGCCTGTGGCTCATCTCGAACAAACAAAGGCTCTGCAGAAAGACAACCCAGCTCGCGCTTGGGTGCGTTCCACATTCACGGCGGCGTCTGCGGGGCCCTTCAGCTCCTGGGAGCTGCTGATTTGCACAGAATCTTCTCCTGGGCATTTTGCAGAATGTCTGAGCAACCGCCGTTGTACCCACACCGCTGCGGAAGTGGATCCGTGGGGTCTGATCCTAAGTGGAGGTGGCCCTTGTCCCTCCTCTGGGGTCTCCAGCCCCAAGTCCACCTCCTTCTGTCAGCACCGCCCTCGGAGAGGGCTCCCAGCCGGGTCTGGACGCCCCCAACCCCCTAGAGGCTGCAGCAGGGTGGGTTCTGTCATTTGGGTTACATGGGGGGCTGGAGTTTGCGGGTCCTGGGGGCTGGGCCTGGTGCAATGGATCAGGGAGTGTAGGGGTGGGTGTGAAGGGTTGGGGTCGGGGATTTGGGGGGCTGAGGTGGGATCTGAGATAACCTGGGATCTGGGCGTAAGGAAGAAGGGTGAGCGGATGGTGAAGGAAGGTCCCTCCCTCATCTGAGGCCAGGTGATGGGGTGGAGGTTGTGGGCAGGTCGGGGCAGAGTTGGGGTTCTGTAGGGGTTGGAAGTGTGAGGCCTGGGTGGAGAATGAGTGCCAGGGAACCCCAGGGAGGCCTGGGGGCGGGGTTTGGGCCCCCCGAAGGGTGAAGTTTGGGGACCATCGCCAGCCCGATGTTCCTTCCTGCTGCACCCCCAGGGCTGTCCTCAACCTCTGTCCTCCATGTCTCACCTGGTCAGCCCACACCAGCCATGCCCACACCTCGCACTGCCCCGCCCACTCCTCAAGCCACGCCCCTCCCGTATCCGGACTCACTTATCACCAGGCCACGCCCTTCCCTGGCCTGGACCTGCCCCACACCGGCACCCAGCTTTGCCTTTGGCCCACAGAGCTGGCCCCTCCCTTCATCATGGTAGGCTGACAGCCCCGCCACTCACTAGGCCCCGCCCCTTGTGGACCCTTCAGGTCCAGCTCTGCCTTTCATTCCTATGGCCCCGCCCTTAACCGGAACACTTCATTCTGGCCCCGCCCAGTCTCCGATCACGCCCACATACACAAGGCACGCCCCTTCTTGTGTCAAGCCACGCCCCTCGCTCCCTGGTCCCGCCCCAATGTTTCTCCACGGTCACGCCTCTCTGCCCAGAAGGTCCCGCCCTTCACCGCTGGCCACGCCCCCTCACGGAACAGGCTCAAGCCCCGCCCCTCAGGGACCCCGCCCCCTTTCTGCTTGGACGCACCCCATTCAGGTCCAGCTCCGCCCTTCATAACTAGGGCCCCGCCCCAATCCTTGACACTTTGTCTTGATCCCGCCCACTTATCAGACCACGCCCTCACAGCAAAACACGCCCCCTTCTCGAGCCAGATCCCGCCCCTCGCTCTCTGGCCCCTCCCCAATCTCTCACCAAGGCCCCGCCTCTGCACTCAGAAAGTCCCGCCCTTCAATGCCGGCCCCGCCCCCTCTGCTGACTAGGCCCTGGCCCCGCCCCTCAGATGACTCCGCCCCCTCTCCGCTTGGACCCACCCCCACATTCAAGTCCAGCTCAGTTCTTCATCCCTAAGGCTCCATCCGAAACCCTAAAACTTGGTCCTGGCCCCGCCCAGTTCCCCCTACCACGCCCTCACAACTAAGACACGCCCTCTTCTCGAGCCAGGTCCCGCCCCTCGCTCTCTGGCCCCGCCCCAATCCCTCTCCGAGGCCCAGCGTCTCCACTTAGAAAGTCCCTCCCTTCACCAAGGCCCCGCCCCCTTTGCCGACCAGGCTCAAAACCCCGCCCCTTCCAACCCCCGCCCCTCCGCTGctggccccgccccgcgccccgcggCTCAGGCTCCCGGGTCGACGCGCGCCGCCCCCGTCACTCGAacgcgcggcggcggcggcggcggcggcggcggcgggaagaTGGCGGAGTCCGGCGGCAGCGGTGGCGGTTCTGGTGGCGGCGGCGGCTTCGGCGCGGGCCCGGGCCCAGAGCGCCCGAACAGGTGAGTCCCTGCCTGCGGGGTGGGCCGCACCTGTCCCGGGGCCTTTCGCAGCGACTGCGGCCTTTCGGGTTCGTCGGGTCCTGCACCCCAGGATCTCGGAGGGGCTCCCCGGGACCTGCAGGTGTCTGAAGGGAGACCGAGGCGCCCCGACCATGATGGTGACATGGGGGTGCCGAGGGACCTGGGGGTGGGCAGCGAGGGTCGCAGCGGGGGCTTGAGGGCGTCCAAGCAGGCTTGGGGGGGGCCCTAGAGAGAAGGCTGAGACCCAGGCTTGCTGAAGGACCCCCGGGTGGTTAAGGGTGGTCTTGGGGTGCAGAGGGTCCTGGGAAAGGTGAGCCCCAGGACCTGACAGGAGCCTCGGGGGTCTTGGGGAACCTGAAAGGGGAGACAGAAGGGGCCTGAGAGTCCCAATGGGCAGGGAGCAATCTGGGGGGACATAGGGGCTCAGGGATCCtgaggggctggggtgggggtctTAGGGAGCCTGAGGGTCATAGGAAACAGAGTGTGTCAATTCTTGGGGTTCCCTCTCCCCTCAGGGTAAAGGACTTGATGGCAGGTCTTGCACCCAGACAAGGGGGCAGATCCCCCGCCCCGTCCCTCACCTCGGTCCTGAGATGGGTTGCTTGAACCCCGAATTTGCACAAAGATTGTAGGTGCATTGATCTGGCTTCTCTGAAGGGTGGGAGTGCCACCTCCTGTGTTTCCCTATTGGGCAAAACCAGGGTGACCCAGACCCTCTACCCCAGCCCC
The sequence above is drawn from the Castor canadensis chromosome 14, mCasCan1.hap1v2, whole genome shotgun sequence genome and encodes:
- the LOC109676761 gene encoding transmembrane protein 59-like, whose product is MAAVRAMTPSLLLLLLLLVSPSAAPAPPPRDPFAPQLGDTQSCQQRCRQRDPGPAPSQAGQQGPSESPGDQAVLVSACERGCRLFSICHFVARSPKPNATQTECEAACVEAYVKDTEQQACREGCWSQVPEPELLEQKRKVVDAPSGALPLLDLFSTLCNDLVNSAQGFVSSTWTYYLQTGNGKVVVFQTQPVVESLGFQEGRLQRVEVTWRGSHPDALEVHVDHVGPLDKVRKAKIRVRTSSKAKVDAEEPQDNDFLSCMSRRSGLPRWILAGCLFLSVLVTLCLSCSTLVTTPGHHVKFQPLTLEQHKGFMVEPDWPLYPPPSPAYEDSPPPYKLRLDLTKL